In one window of Solanum pennellii chromosome 2, SPENNV200 DNA:
- the LOC107008993 gene encoding uncharacterized protein LOC107008993, with protein sequence MAKGRKLATSRSEMLLGNYPSYRNGTATVNGSSELGEDDVWSTVDDMDDHDSRGEWSPRAAAEGNNGYVNRKVPVQQSDHHHHHSRRGRQVGGLSLAFDDSGKTASPRILHQFRGQDAPSPRVAHMATSAPVNVPDWSKIYRVNSVESLHDSDDGVDDHDSEMVPPHEYIARSRNSNAHSVFEGVGRTLKGRDLSRVRDAVWSQTGFDG encoded by the coding sequence ATGGCAAAGGGTCGGAAACTGGCCACTAGTCGCAGTGAAATGTTATTAGGAAACTACCCAAGCTATAGAAATGGAACTGCAACAGTCAACGGTTCCTCAGAACTAGGAGAAGATGATGTCTGGTCAACGGTTGATGACATGGATGATCACGATTCAAGGGGCGAGTGGAGTCCACGCGCCGCCGCTGAGGGTAACAACGGATACGTGAACCGTAAGGTGCCGGTCCAACAATCcgaccaccaccaccaccacagcCGCCGCGGGCGCCAGGTTGGGGGCTTGTCATTGGCTTTCGATGATTCAGGTAAAACGGCATCTCCTCGAATCTTGCACCAGTTTCGCGGACAAGACGCGCCATCCCCACGTGTGGCACACATGGCCACGTCAGCACCTGTGAATGTCCCTGACTGGTCTAAAATATACCGAGTTAACTCGGTTGAATCGTTGCATGACTCGGACGATGGGGTTGATGATCATGACTCGGAGATGGTTCCACCGCATGAATACATTGCTCGGAGCCGGAATTCGAACGCTCACTCGGTGTTTGAAGGTGTGGGCCGTACTTTAAAGGGTCGGGACTTGAGCCGGGTTCGAGATGCTGTGTGGAGCCAGACCGGGTTTGATGGCTGA